CTTCTTTGACGGTATCCAAACTACTTGGAAACGTCTAAAAAATAACGGCATCGACACCGGCATTGTGACCTCAAGAACTATGGCCGAAGTTAAGAGCGATTTAGCTAATTTTCCTGAAATTACTCATTCTAAAATTATCGTAACCGCTGATAAAACTAGCGAACATAAACCAAGCGGCGCGCCACTGGAATTTGCTATGAAACAAAATGGCTTAGTTAAAAATGAAACTATTTACGTTGGCGATACTGTCTACGACATGCAAGCGGCCTTTGATGCTAAAATCGATTTTGCTAGCGCAACTTGGGGTGCACTACCTAATGCTGATTTTTCTGAAGCGACTTATCAATTGGAACACCCCTATGAATTATTGAATTTATAAAAAATTCATCATTATTAATTTTTTAATATACCTTTACAACCGTAGTAATTCAGACGCTTTGTTAACGAGAGGAGCCATAGAATCGATTCTTTTTCTTTTATGTTAATTTCAAATCTTATGTCAACACAAGAACAATATATTCCTACAGTGTTTAATAAAAAACTAGTATCGATAGGATTTTACACCTATCAACACTAGTTATCATAGAGCTACTTAATTATTAATAACAACTGCTTTGTTTTTGACCATTAAATTTAACAAGCATGTCTATATCTATTTTTTAATCGTCTTTAAACCATAGTGTTTCAAGTTAATAAAAACAGTTCTATCAAAGAAACCAATAAACGTTCCTTGAAAAAATAGACAAATAATAGTTCCGATATTAACTGCCCATAATTGACCACTAATAAGATAAGTAATCACCATAATAATTACTGGCGGAATATAGTGAACGATTTGCGCAATCGTTGCATTACCGTGCAAATATCTGAACCGAATAATCTGCATAAAATCATCATTCGGGTGCAGAATCAGATTAGCGCGCTGATACATTGAAGTTGCCAACGCCACACATAGAATTCCCAAAACATCAATTATTACTCGAGTATTTACAGGTAGCTCTCGAATGCCCGTTTTCTGAATTTCTTGTGTAAATAGTTGAATCAAATAACTAAATGGTACCGTGAATAACAAATTCCCAATAATTCGTGACCAGATAATCTGTCGAATTAAAATTGTATTCAATAACACCACTACCACACCACAACTAAATAACGTTACGCTCAAACTAAATGGCCAAAGATGATATAAATTAACAGCAGAGGCTGTCCACACGGCACTACCTAGGTTCATTACAATTGTTAAAGCATGCCCAATCGAGTTAATTAAGAGCGATAATCCGAGGAAGAACCATCTTTTGACCCAATCATGACCAACCTTCACTTGTGTGTTCTGAACCATCCGCAGCACCCCAGCTTAAATTGCCCTAAAGATTAATCAACGTTAGCAGTAACTGCATCCGGTGTTAAAAAGTCTTCATTAGCAGTTAAATCAAAACGTTGGATCAAGTCTTTAAAATCTTTATCTGTAATAGATTGTAGAATTTCGCCACCTTGAGCCCGAATCGT
This genomic window from Lactobacillus sp. CBA3606 contains:
- a CDS encoding YitT family protein yields the protein MVQNTQVKVGHDWVKRWFFLGLSLLINSIGHALTIVMNLGSAVWTASAVNLYHLWPFSLSVTLFSCGVVVVLLNTILIRQIIWSRIIGNLLFTVPFSYLIQLFTQEIQKTGIRELPVNTRVIIDVLGILCVALATSMYQRANLILHPNDDFMQIIRFRYLHGNATIAQIVHYIPPVIIMVITYLISGQLWAVNIGTIICLFFQGTFIGFFDRTVFINLKHYGLKTIKK
- a CDS encoding HAD family hydrolase, producing MTYKTILFDVDNTLIDSASIAANVFHDVIATYGVDIPVQQLRNLVGLPTDKILEQLQIEPAAEIAANYVKKISAYKDNLHFFDGIQTTWKRLKNNGIDTGIVTSRTMAEVKSDLANFPEITHSKIIVTADKTSEHKPSGAPLEFAMKQNGLVKNETIYVGDTVYDMQAAFDAKIDFASATWGALPNADFSEATYQLEHPYELLNL